The following are encoded together in the Candidatus Tumulicola sp. genome:
- a CDS encoding MFS transporter has protein sequence MVKSKQQAFGFTFVAPLALGSCLNPINSTMIATALVPISHGLNVSAAEAGWLIAALYLASAIAQPTMGRLADLFGPRRVLLCALTLVALSGVVGWFSTSLNLLIVARVLLGIGTSGAYPAAMRIFRIRADHLNVPPPRAAMSFLSLAAISTMAIGPLLGGILTGAFGWHSIFTVNLPLALLTAILVFIWTPRDAPQQLTIAKLLKGLDVLGLALFGATLFGLMSFLMRLTHPMWWVLAITIVLGGALVAHSRAHTAPFFDVHMLARNTPLVITYLRACVLSTIVYAMLYGFSQWLESGAGFSSTQAGAIMLPMSVAAGISSFVGGRTKGIRMPFVVSIGVMVLGCAALGAVTFGAPVWLIVAAAVLLGFPQGMFFVSTQAAVYIQAQAKEIGAASGLQRTASYFGAIVAASILAVVYGQSATNGRFLTLSILMAATAAVLFILTIFDRTLPRGRV, from the coding sequence GTGGTAAAGTCGAAGCAACAAGCCTTCGGCTTTACCTTCGTTGCGCCGCTCGCGCTCGGCTCGTGTTTGAATCCGATTAACTCAACCATGATCGCGACGGCGCTCGTTCCGATTTCACACGGTCTCAACGTTAGCGCCGCCGAAGCCGGATGGCTTATCGCCGCTCTCTACCTTGCAAGCGCGATCGCTCAACCGACGATGGGTCGCCTGGCCGACCTCTTCGGCCCGCGCCGCGTTTTACTGTGCGCGCTGACACTCGTCGCGCTTTCGGGCGTCGTTGGCTGGTTCTCAACATCGCTGAACCTGCTCATCGTCGCGCGCGTGCTGCTGGGCATCGGCACGTCGGGGGCATATCCAGCCGCTATGCGAATTTTCCGCATCCGCGCCGATCATCTCAACGTTCCGCCGCCGCGCGCAGCGATGAGCTTTCTTTCGCTGGCAGCTATCTCCACAATGGCGATCGGACCGCTGCTCGGTGGCATCCTCACCGGTGCGTTTGGATGGCACTCGATCTTCACCGTTAACTTGCCGCTGGCGCTCCTCACCGCAATCCTCGTCTTCATCTGGACGCCAAGAGATGCCCCGCAACAACTCACGATCGCCAAACTTCTCAAAGGACTGGACGTTCTCGGCTTGGCGCTCTTCGGCGCGACGCTGTTCGGCTTGATGAGTTTCCTGATGCGTCTCACACACCCAATGTGGTGGGTGCTCGCGATCACCATCGTACTCGGCGGTGCACTCGTTGCACACTCGCGCGCTCATACAGCGCCGTTCTTCGACGTGCATATGCTCGCGCGCAACACACCGCTGGTCATCACCTACCTGCGCGCATGCGTCCTCTCGACGATCGTCTATGCTATGCTGTATGGATTTTCTCAATGGCTCGAAAGCGGCGCGGGCTTCTCGAGTACGCAAGCCGGCGCGATCATGCTCCCGATGTCCGTCGCCGCCGGTATCTCATCGTTCGTCGGCGGACGCACGAAAGGCATTCGCATGCCGTTCGTCGTCAGCATCGGCGTGATGGTGCTCGGCTGCGCCGCGCTCGGTGCGGTCACGTTCGGTGCGCCTGTTTGGCTCATCGTCGCAGCCGCTGTGCTGTTGGGTTTTCCGCAAGGCATGTTCTTCGTAAGCACGCAAGCCGCCGTCTATATTCAAGCGCAAGCGAAGGAAATCGGCGCGGCATCGGGCCTTCAACGTACTGCGTCGTACTTCGGCGCGATCGTCGCCGCCAGCATTCTGGCCGTCGTCTACGGTCAGAGCGCGACTAACGGTCGTTTTCTCACCCTTTCGATACTTATGGCCGCGACCGCCGCAGTGCTTTTTATCCTCACCATCTTCGATCGCACGCTACCGCGCGGTCGCGTATAA
- a CDS encoding DUF6519 domain-containing protein codes for MFDGASPCHFLAAKREWLVAGTSAAGRGVDRPLHHRTGFAVSWAGKPTIRVQIHNGRALPADPAQPATFVWSRENGSVVFPIVKLDVADGTTQVVLGSLGRDDRFGLHIGDYVEVEDDTSALANAAYPLLQVQAIDRTAMLVTLNGNSGTTTGTDPSAHPLLRLWNQEAGDPASGGLTLVNGAAQIVGDTWLDLEDGVQVRFPNGDQAAYQTGDYWLIPARVATGDVIWPTETDTDVLGAVTVYPVAKAPEGVTHHYLPLAVLDLTGSAPAITSCAEDA; via the coding sequence GTGTTTGACGGTGCAAGCCCTTGCCACTTCCTTGCAGCCAAACGCGAGTGGCTGGTTGCAGGCACGAGCGCTGCCGGGCGTGGAGTCGACCGACCCCTGCACCATCGCACCGGATTCGCAGTATCGTGGGCCGGAAAACCAACTATACGAGTCCAGATCCACAACGGTCGCGCGCTGCCCGCCGATCCCGCGCAACCGGCAACGTTCGTCTGGTCGCGCGAAAACGGATCCGTCGTATTTCCGATCGTCAAACTCGACGTGGCCGACGGAACGACGCAGGTCGTACTCGGAAGCCTGGGTCGCGACGATCGCTTCGGTTTACACATCGGTGATTACGTTGAAGTCGAAGACGATACGTCGGCGCTGGCTAATGCTGCGTATCCGTTGTTGCAAGTACAGGCGATCGATCGAACCGCCATGTTGGTCACGTTGAACGGCAACAGCGGAACGACGACTGGTACGGATCCGTCCGCGCACCCGCTCCTTCGGCTTTGGAATCAAGAGGCCGGTGATCCGGCTTCGGGCGGTCTGACACTTGTCAATGGCGCGGCACAGATCGTCGGCGATACATGGCTCGACCTGGAAGATGGCGTTCAAGTGCGCTTTCCAAACGGCGACCAGGCTGCGTACCAAACGGGCGATTACTGGTTAATCCCCGCGCGGGTCGCAACCGGCGACGTTATTTGGCCGACGGAAACCGACACCGATGTTCTAGGCGCCGTTACGGTCTATCCGGTGGCCAAAGCTCCCGAGGGCGTGACCCACCACTATCTGCCGCTAGCCGTTCTCGACTTGACCGGAAGCGCACCGGCAATTACGTCATGCGCGGAAGACGCATAA
- a CDS encoding MarR family transcriptional regulator: MANVTAFSGEPRWELPAPALFGSRMRTALLMLVAVLGETYPAEISRYLDTTISSIQRTLDKLEEEGLIATRQIAVRRVALNPNYPAFRELRAFLLRVAEGYPKYQIVKESRRTRPRRRGKPL; this comes from the coding sequence ATGGCAAACGTCACAGCGTTCTCCGGGGAGCCGAGGTGGGAACTGCCCGCGCCAGCGTTGTTCGGGTCGCGTATGCGGACAGCGCTGCTCATGCTGGTCGCCGTTCTCGGCGAAACCTATCCGGCGGAAATCAGTCGCTATCTTGATACGACCATTTCGTCCATCCAGCGCACGCTAGACAAGCTGGAAGAAGAAGGTCTGATTGCCACACGGCAGATCGCAGTTAGACGCGTGGCTCTCAATCCCAACTATCCCGCCTTTCGGGAACTGAGGGCCTTTCTTTTGCGCGTCGCCGAGGGATATCCAAAATACCAGATTGTCAAAGAGTCGCGGCGGACGCGACCGCGCCGCCGAGGAAAACCGCTTTGA
- a CDS encoding NIPSNAP family protein, with the protein MITVFIRYQIDPFQREAFKEYADVWGRVIPRCGGRLIGYFLPYEGTNDIAWGLIAFDSLAAYEEYRRRLREDVEGRANFAFAQERKLILREERTFTEIVPSTFGTTTKTP; encoded by the coding sequence GTGATTACGGTTTTCATTCGCTACCAGATCGACCCGTTTCAACGCGAGGCGTTCAAGGAATACGCAGACGTTTGGGGACGTGTTATCCCCCGCTGCGGCGGCCGCCTTATCGGCTACTTCTTGCCGTACGAAGGCACGAACGACATCGCTTGGGGCTTAATCGCATTCGATTCGCTGGCGGCGTACGAAGAGTATCGTCGCCGCCTACGCGAGGACGTGGAAGGGCGCGCGAACTTCGCGTTCGCTCAGGAACGAAAACTAATTCTGCGCGAAGAGCGAACCTTTACCGAGATCGTTCCTAGCACGTTTGGCACTACGACCAAAACGCCTTAA
- a CDS encoding retropepsin-like aspartic protease has protein sequence MIAAPFLLAAVLLASVGDGAAPTPLPREVPLFSSTSATPVVLPAVFVGRVLLKAEINGHPVWLHLDTGTSSLVLGAQSAASIGAKVNPVTHYSQPLPVSIGAVRAPTARFLVLPRYGFETRGYHVSGLIGGAFFHANVITIDYPHQVVTFYPPRTYVPPPGIVPMPLDLSANTPVVTATIGSQPGRFLLDTGSDQNELEGTFAKTLRLGFFHGNATTSGVDGDRLEPIFDSPPITLGNVTITHCQVAIANPPRTSQDGILGRNLLSFFSITFDYAHYQAYFVPGPSAIPK, from the coding sequence ATGATAGCGGCTCCGTTTTTGCTGGCTGCTGTTCTGTTGGCGTCGGTGGGCGATGGCGCGGCACCGACGCCACTGCCGCGTGAGGTTCCGCTCTTTTCATCGACCAGTGCGACGCCGGTTGTCCTCCCCGCCGTTTTTGTAGGGCGAGTGCTTCTCAAGGCGGAGATTAACGGTCATCCAGTTTGGCTGCATCTCGACACCGGAACGTCATCGCTCGTCCTCGGTGCCCAAAGTGCCGCAAGTATCGGCGCCAAGGTGAACCCGGTTACGCACTATTCGCAACCGCTTCCGGTCAGTATCGGTGCGGTGCGTGCTCCCACCGCGCGATTTCTCGTCCTTCCGCGTTACGGATTCGAAACCCGCGGTTACCACGTATCCGGCCTAATAGGCGGTGCTTTTTTTCATGCCAACGTCATCACGATCGATTATCCGCACCAAGTTGTAACGTTCTATCCGCCCAGAACGTACGTGCCACCGCCGGGCATCGTGCCGATGCCCCTCGATCTTTCGGCGAACACACCTGTTGTAACGGCGACGATCGGGTCGCAGCCAGGACGGTTTCTTCTCGACACCGGATCCGATCAAAACGAGTTGGAGGGTACGTTTGCTAAAACGCTCCGACTGGGCTTTTTTCACGGAAATGCCACTACCTCGGGCGTCGATGGCGACCGTTTGGAACCGATATTTGACAGTCCGCCCATAACGTTGGGTAATGTGACGATCACGCATTGCCAAGTGGCGATCGCAAATCCACCTCGAACTTCGCAAGACGGCATTCTTGGGCGAAACCTTCTCTCATTTTTTAGTATAACGTTCGACTACGCGCATTATCAGGCGTATTTCGTTCCCGGGCCGTCGGCGATCCCAAAATGA
- a CDS encoding patatin-like phospholipase family protein — MTSPSKSSGLTRRSAIASAMGAVAALGLAGSGRAFADTPTATKPSSLATGIPPNDGLAHPIPYTPPLGVGKERGLAMSGGAIYLVSFYSGYLTSLAKNGVDLQIADVMIGTSAGTLGTYAILKDAAARMKAQMEAFGRNPASMNYSLNPPFSSKRADYVGNTLPTASVQNIQELGRAAMAAHTNPVGEWQSLINRLTGAGKAWPSPKFHTSAIDCYTAQRLIVGEKDGVAAIDAISASSSWPGLAGPTWLKDRRCMDGGTCATSTHSDVLGGAKRVLIVSLASGDDERDAAQGLRLSHFPNSLHQEIKNLEAGGSQVQLIVVGCPPGYSKVNLVDPALIPVAIEFGTNRGVTDAAKIKAFWS; from the coding sequence ATGACGTCACCATCTAAAAGCTCCGGGTTAACGCGCCGTAGCGCGATTGCGTCGGCAATGGGTGCGGTTGCGGCGCTCGGACTCGCCGGTTCCGGCAGGGCGTTTGCCGATACGCCCACCGCAACGAAGCCGTCTTCGCTCGCGACCGGGATTCCGCCAAACGACGGACTCGCGCATCCGATTCCGTACACGCCGCCGCTTGGGGTCGGAAAAGAGCGGGGACTCGCAATGAGTGGCGGCGCGATCTATCTCGTCTCGTTTTATTCGGGCTATCTAACATCGCTCGCAAAGAACGGCGTGGATCTGCAAATCGCCGACGTTATGATCGGAACGTCTGCCGGAACATTGGGCACTTACGCGATTCTAAAGGACGCCGCCGCGCGCATGAAGGCCCAGATGGAAGCGTTCGGCCGCAATCCCGCATCGATGAATTACTCGCTCAATCCGCCGTTCAGTTCGAAACGAGCCGATTATGTCGGCAACACGCTGCCGACCGCAAGCGTTCAGAACATTCAAGAGTTGGGTCGCGCCGCGATGGCCGCACATACGAATCCGGTTGGAGAGTGGCAGTCGCTCATCAATCGCCTGACGGGCGCCGGCAAGGCATGGCCCTCGCCCAAATTTCATACGAGCGCGATCGACTGTTACACTGCACAGCGCCTTATTGTCGGCGAGAAAGACGGCGTTGCAGCAATCGACGCAATATCGGCGAGTTCGTCATGGCCCGGACTCGCGGGACCAACATGGTTAAAAGATCGCCGCTGCATGGATGGCGGAACCTGCGCAACCTCAACGCATTCCGACGTCCTCGGCGGCGCGAAACGAGTGCTGATCGTATCCCTAGCGTCGGGGGACGACGAGCGCGATGCCGCACAGGGATTGCGCCTCAGCCACTTTCCGAACTCGCTCCATCAAGAGATCAAGAATCTCGAGGCTGGCGGCTCCCAAGTTCAGTTGATCGTCGTCGGCTGCCCGCCCGGATATTCCAAAGTCAACTTAGTCGATCCGGCACTGATTCCAGTGGCGATTGAGTTCGGCACCAACCGCGGTGTCACCGACGCGGCAAAAATTAAGGCGTTTTGGTCGTAG
- a CDS encoding choice-of-anchor tandem repeat GloVer-containing protein: MTVSRLYKLSTIGIAAFLIAGCGGQNSALVPSATNATSAHAQRNSSNEQVVYNFTGGNDGGNAATQLALDKSGNVYGTTVIGGPYQCGTIFEAQPQANPPWTESALYSFTCYGDGKNPHGGVTIDAKGNLDGTTVAGGTGYCTGDGCGVVFQYASGVERVLYGFTGLKDGFGPGTPLTIDQSGNIYSTAPDGGTAGVGTVYELQNGKSKVNVLHAFTGKRDGGTGSLGALLRDSSGNLFGVTETGGESGNGTVYRVSTGANGKGKLTTLYTFKGTPDAGSPYGGLVADAAGNLYGTTYYGGANGLGAVFELARKGSKYSERVLYNFKGGNDGSLSTSTLIFGSTTQLYGTTSGGGGSCDCGTIFSVNAKTGKEKVLHSFGGASDGQYPYYGLTQEANGKFVGTTVAGGTKGQGTIFELTP; this comes from the coding sequence ATGACCGTTTCTCGCTTATATAAGCTATCGACTATTGGTATCGCTGCGTTCTTGATAGCCGGCTGCGGAGGCCAGAACTCCGCCTTAGTTCCTTCGGCCACCAATGCAACCAGCGCGCACGCGCAAAGAAATTCCAGTAACGAGCAAGTCGTCTACAATTTCACGGGCGGGAACGACGGCGGCAATGCCGCGACGCAGCTCGCTCTCGACAAGAGCGGAAACGTGTATGGCACGACGGTGATCGGCGGGCCGTATCAGTGCGGAACGATCTTTGAAGCGCAGCCACAGGCCAATCCGCCGTGGACAGAATCGGCGCTGTACAGCTTTACGTGTTACGGAGACGGTAAGAACCCGCACGGGGGCGTCACCATTGACGCAAAGGGAAATCTCGACGGAACGACCGTTGCGGGCGGTACAGGATACTGCACCGGCGATGGTTGCGGCGTCGTTTTCCAATATGCATCGGGTGTCGAGCGCGTCTTGTATGGGTTCACCGGCTTAAAGGACGGCTTCGGACCCGGCACTCCGCTAACGATCGACCAGTCGGGAAATATCTACAGCACGGCGCCCGACGGTGGAACGGCAGGCGTCGGCACGGTTTACGAGTTGCAGAACGGCAAAAGCAAAGTGAACGTGCTACACGCATTTACCGGAAAGCGCGATGGCGGAACCGGCAGCCTTGGCGCGTTGCTGCGCGATTCGTCTGGAAATCTCTTCGGCGTAACCGAAACCGGCGGCGAATCAGGTAACGGAACGGTCTATCGAGTGTCGACCGGCGCGAACGGTAAGGGAAAGCTAACGACGCTCTACACGTTCAAAGGGACGCCCGACGCCGGTTCCCCATACGGCGGGCTCGTCGCGGATGCGGCCGGCAATCTGTATGGAACCACCTATTATGGTGGCGCTAACGGTCTAGGCGCCGTGTTCGAACTCGCTCGCAAGGGCAGCAAATACTCCGAACGGGTTCTGTATAATTTCAAGGGTGGCAACGACGGCAGCTTGAGTACGAGCACGTTGATCTTTGGATCGACCACGCAACTGTACGGCACGACATCCGGCGGAGGCGGTTCGTGCGACTGCGGTACGATCTTCAGCGTCAACGCAAAAACCGGCAAAGAGAAAGTACTGCATAGCTTCGGCGGAGCCAGCGACGGACAGTATCCGTACTATGGCCTCACGCAAGAAGCAAATGGAAAATTTGTGGGCACGACCGTCGCCGGAGGAACGAAAGGCCAGGGAACAATTTTCGAGCTCACGCCATAG
- a CDS encoding MarR family transcriptional regulator, whose protein sequence is MAKIVEAPVEASVENLLQATAQLVRRLRAEAGGDNLTWSQSVVLSQLEKRGPSTTADLARTESVKPQSMSATLAVLEEQGLVGRRSHPTDGRQILFALTTAGIAIRKTRSRLKRTWLSGALAQLTQNELRTLLSAAEPMRKLANS, encoded by the coding sequence ATGGCTAAGATCGTAGAAGCTCCCGTCGAGGCGTCCGTCGAGAACCTGTTGCAAGCGACCGCGCAGCTTGTGCGGCGCCTCCGCGCTGAAGCCGGCGGCGACAATCTAACCTGGTCGCAATCGGTCGTCCTCAGCCAGCTCGAAAAGCGCGGTCCAAGTACGACTGCCGATCTCGCGCGGACAGAATCTGTGAAGCCGCAATCGATGAGTGCGACCCTCGCAGTGCTCGAGGAACAAGGCCTGGTCGGGAGGCGCTCGCACCCAACCGATGGCCGTCAAATCTTATTCGCCCTCACCACAGCTGGCATCGCCATCCGCAAGACGCGCTCGCGTCTCAAACGTACGTGGCTCTCCGGAGCTCTCGCGCAACTGACGCAGAATGAACTTCGCACTCTCCTCTCCGCCGCCGAACCGATGCGCAAACTGGCGAATTCTTGA
- a CDS encoding isochorismatase family protein: MPLTQLDQAAALVVIDLQKGIVGMPCGPHATADVVERTAELAREFRKRNLPVILVNVEGRAPGRVDSTISFNPPAGWAELVPELDRQPSDYIVTKLQIGAFYGTALERILRRAGVTQIFLTGVATTVGVEATARQAYDLGFNVVVVEDAMSDMSADNHKHAMSAVYPRIAEVTTTAEALARLRAT; this comes from the coding sequence ATGCCGCTCACGCAACTCGACCAGGCCGCCGCACTCGTCGTGATCGACCTTCAAAAAGGCATCGTCGGCATGCCGTGCGGACCGCACGCGACCGCCGATGTCGTCGAGCGTACCGCCGAACTCGCACGCGAATTCCGCAAGCGCAATTTGCCGGTTATTCTCGTCAACGTCGAGGGCCGCGCGCCCGGGCGCGTCGACTCGACGATCAGTTTCAACCCGCCCGCCGGCTGGGCGGAACTCGTGCCGGAGTTAGACCGCCAGCCGAGCGATTACATCGTTACCAAATTGCAAATCGGCGCCTTTTACGGAACCGCGCTCGAACGGATCCTACGCCGAGCCGGTGTAACGCAGATTTTTCTGACCGGCGTCGCAACGACGGTTGGTGTCGAAGCTACTGCGCGCCAAGCCTACGACCTGGGTTTCAACGTCGTCGTCGTCGAGGATGCAATGTCGGACATGAGCGCCGACAATCATAAGCACGCGATGAGCGCCGTCTACCCCCGCATCGCTGAAGTGACTACGACCGCCGAAGCTCTAGCAAGACTGCGGGCTACGTAG
- a CDS encoding DUF1254 domain-containing protein gives MTIDEQQAYEIGIEAYTYFYPLALMDATRRQAVNVEAGKVIGRGPMNAFTSVRSFPPADFRDVVRPNFDTLYSIGWLDLTREPMVVSAADTHGRYYMLPMLDMWSDVFACPGKRTTGTGAVQFAVVPPGWRGELPSGLERIDAPTRYVWIIGRTQTNGTKDYEAVHEVQNGYVITPLSQLGKPPQPTTVTIDPTVDMKAAPMHQIEGMAADTFFSYAAELLKLHPPHSTDQPIVARMRRIGIEAGQSFDLGKADTTVRRALERAVPDALAAMRSKIPTLARVVNAWQMNTDTMGVYGNYYLKRAIVGMVGLGANLPEDAVYPLNLGDADGKPLTGSNRYVLHFAKDQIPPVEAFWSVTLYDKEGFPTANDLHRNAIGDRDALQFNPDGSLDLYIQHASPGKEKESNWLPAPADDFNLTMRLYAPKSQVLNGQWAPPPVKRTQ, from the coding sequence TTGACGATCGACGAACAGCAAGCCTACGAAATTGGAATCGAGGCGTACACCTATTTTTATCCGCTAGCATTGATGGACGCGACGCGGCGTCAAGCCGTCAACGTGGAAGCAGGTAAGGTCATCGGACGCGGACCGATGAACGCGTTTACGAGCGTGCGGTCGTTTCCGCCGGCCGATTTTCGCGATGTCGTGAGACCCAACTTTGATACGTTGTACTCCATAGGGTGGCTCGATCTTACGCGGGAGCCGATGGTCGTTTCTGCCGCCGACACGCACGGACGGTATTACATGCTCCCGATGCTGGACATGTGGTCGGACGTCTTTGCCTGCCCTGGAAAGCGCACGACGGGGACTGGTGCCGTACAATTTGCCGTCGTTCCGCCAGGATGGAGGGGGGAACTTCCCAGTGGTCTCGAGCGCATCGATGCCCCGACCCGATACGTTTGGATCATCGGTCGTACGCAGACCAATGGAACAAAAGATTACGAGGCCGTTCATGAAGTGCAGAATGGCTACGTCATCACGCCGCTTTCCCAGCTAGGAAAACCGCCGCAGCCTACGACGGTAACGATCGATCCGACGGTGGATATGAAAGCGGCTCCCATGCACCAGATCGAGGGCATGGCTGCGGACACGTTCTTCTCCTACGCGGCCGAACTCCTGAAACTACATCCGCCGCACAGTACGGACCAGCCTATTGTCGCGCGGATGCGGCGCATCGGCATCGAGGCCGGTCAATCGTTCGATCTCGGAAAGGCCGATACGACGGTTCGGCGCGCACTGGAACGCGCTGTGCCCGACGCTCTCGCCGCTATGCGATCGAAAATCCCTACACTCGCCCGCGTCGTGAACGCCTGGCAAATGAACACCGACACGATGGGAGTGTACGGAAACTACTATCTGAAGCGCGCCATCGTTGGAATGGTTGGTCTTGGAGCTAACCTACCGGAAGACGCGGTCTATCCGCTCAATCTCGGTGACGCCGATGGGAAGCCGCTGACCGGTAGCAACCGATACGTTCTGCACTTCGCTAAGGACCAAATCCCGCCGGTGGAAGCGTTCTGGTCGGTAACGTTATACGACAAGGAAGGCTTCCCGACAGCGAACGATTTGCATCGGAACGCGATCGGCGATCGCGATGCTCTGCAGTTTAACCCGGACGGCTCGCTCGATCTCTACATTCAACATGCGTCTCCGGGTAAGGAAAAGGAATCGAACTGGTTGCCCGCCCCCGCAGACGACTTCAACTTGACAATGCGTCTGTATGCGCCGAAAAGCCAGGTGCTAAACGGACAGTGGGCGCCGCCTCCGGTGAAACGCACGCAATAG
- a CDS encoding DUF1203 domain-containing protein, translating into MSNFRIIGLQPAAFTEYFGKSDDELSALGARRYVVDEKPGFPDRIEMRDLEIGETAILLNYEHMDKPSPYRASHAIFVLDGANQAYDRVNEIPEVMRSRLLSARSFSADGMMLDADVFPGAELRGWIMQSFADRAVDFIDVHNAKRGCFSGRVVRA; encoded by the coding sequence ATGAGCAATTTTAGGATCATCGGTCTCCAGCCGGCTGCGTTTACCGAATATTTCGGGAAAAGTGATGACGAGCTCTCGGCCTTAGGCGCGCGTCGGTACGTGGTAGATGAGAAGCCGGGATTTCCCGATCGCATCGAAATGCGCGATCTCGAGATCGGCGAAACGGCCATTTTGCTGAACTACGAGCATATGGATAAGCCGTCGCCCTATCGGGCGTCGCACGCGATTTTCGTTCTGGATGGTGCGAACCAGGCATACGATCGCGTGAATGAAATTCCGGAAGTGATGCGCTCGCGGCTTCTCAGCGCGCGATCGTTTTCTGCCGACGGGATGATGCTCGACGCCGACGTGTTCCCCGGCGCCGAGTTACGTGGATGGATTATGCAATCGTTCGCCGACCGCGCGGTCGACTTCATCGACGTGCACAACGCGAAGCGAGGGTGCTTTTCCGGACGAGTCGTTCGGGCTTAG